One Rhododendron vialii isolate Sample 1 chromosome 2a, ASM3025357v1 genomic region harbors:
- the LOC131318037 gene encoding pentatricopeptide repeat-containing protein At1g63330-like — protein sequence MRTRRIAGVALIFSPTTTARNYGKGNPFVHHHMLLFHTTQFSTNPNPTDDIAITNRKQLQKLLLEKSKTGFHKLDHALCLFRQMARFRPLPSVIHFNQLLTAVAKMKEYSSVFSLFKEIHELGIPIDEYTLNILINCCCRLNRLDFGFAILGIFFKCGYTPNVATFTTLINGYVLEVKTSEAVNLFRRLIKYGDIEPDEITYGTIIKGLCKVGDTTMAICLLRSMQKWKYRLTVVMYNTIIDNLSKDGNFDDAFRLLSEMRGYDIMPNVVTYNSFVDGLCKSGRGKDVANILSDMTEQNIFPDVVTFNMLIDALCKEGRTEEAEGILQIMIRRGVKPNVVTYNALMDGYCLQGQIKKAKEVLNSLVDKGLEPDIRSYNILINGFCNKMNIDKAMDLFREMPRKGLKPATGTYNTLLKGLLHAGRCDAADHIFHEMMCSGQNPDILTYSILLDGFFKNQKIGKAVEVFWSMQDHGIVPDIVIYSIIINGMCEAGKIEDARKLFSTVLANGLKPNVKMYTIMISGLCKMALVDEAEELLLQMEKDGCPPNNVTYNIVVRAFLKKGDIHKVKILLQEIINRKFSPDASTMSILVDLLPAEGEDSELLKMIQSLVPREDSKAVSQTLSE from the coding sequence ATGAGAACAAGAAGAATCGCTGGTGTTGCTTTGATTTTCAGTCCAACAACGACAGCACGTAACTATGGAAAAGGTAACCCGTTTGTCCATCATCATATGCTCTTGTTTCATACTACTCAATTTTCAACGAACCCTAATCCCACTGATGACATTGCAATCACGAACCGGAAGCAACTGCAGAAGTTGTTGCTGGAGAAATCTAAAACGGGTTTTCACAAGCTCGACCATGCTCTTTGTTTGTTCCGTCAAATGGCCCGATTTCGACCTCTGCCTTCAGTGATCCATTTTAATCAGCTGTTAACTGCTGTTGCCAAGATGAAGGAATATTCATCCGTCTTTTCTCTGTTTAAAGAAATCCACGAGTTGGGCATTCCAATTGACGAATATACACTGAATATTTTGATCAATTGTTGTTGCCGCTTGAATcgattggattttggatttgctATCTTGGGTATCTTCTTCAAATGCGGTTATACTCCAAATGTGGCTACCTTCACCACTCTGATAAACGGGTATGTTTTAGAAGTTAAGACTTCTGAGGCTGTGAATTTGTTCAGAAGGTTGATAAAATATGGAGACATCGAACCTGATGAAATCACCTATGGGACGATCATAAAGGGGCTTTGTAAAGTAGGAGACACTACAATGGCTATATGTTTGCTGAGGAGTATGCAGAAATGGAAATATAGGCTCACTGTTGTGATGTATAACACAATCATCGACAACCTTAGTAAGGACGGGAATTTCGATGATGCTTTCCGGCTCTTATCGGAGATGAGAGGCTATGATATTATGCCTAATGTGGTGACCTACAACTCTTTCGTTGATGGCTTATGCAAATCAGGTCGAGGGAAGGATGTCGCAAATATATTGAGTGACATGACGGAGCAAAACATTTTCCCTGATGTTGTGACCTTCAATATGTTGATAGATGCACTTTGCAAGGAGGGAAGGACTGAAGAAGCGGAGGGCATACTCCAGATCATGATTCGAAGAGGTGTGAAACCCAATGTTGTCACTTATAATGCACTGATGGACGGATATTGTTTGCAAGGCCAaataaagaaagcaaaagaagtGTTGAACTCCCTAGTTGATAAGGGCCTTGAGCCTGATATCCGTAGCTATAATATTCTAATCAATGGTTTCTGCAATAAGATGAATATAGACAAGGCCATGGATCTCTTCAGAGAAATGCCTCGTAAAGGGTTAAAACCTGCTACTGGTACTTACAACACTTTGTTAAAGGGGCTGTTACACGCAGGGAGATGTGATGCAGCAGATCATATATTTCATGAGATGATGTGTAGCGGTCAAAATCCTGACATTTTAACTTACTCAATCTTGTTAGATGGATTCTTTAAGAACCAAAAAATTGGCAAGGCAGTAGAGGTGTTTTGGTCAATGCAAGATCATGGAATAGTTCCTGATATTGTTATTTATAGTATCATAATTAATGGCATGTGCGAAGCGGGGAAGATTGAAGATGCTCGAAAACTTTTTAGTACCGTTTTAGCCAACGGTTTGAAACCCAATGTTAAGATGTACACTATAATGATTAGTGGACTTTGTAAGATGGCCTTGGTAGATGAAGCTGAGGAGTTACTTTTGCAAATGGAGAAAGACGGCTGTCCACCAAATAATGTTACTTACAATATTGTTGTTCGGGCATTCCTAAAGAAGGGAGACATACATAAGGTTAAGATCCTTCTACAAGAAATAATCAACAGGAAATTCTCACCAGATGCATCTACCATGTCCATATTAGTAGATTTACTTCCGGCTGAGGGTGAGGATAGCGAACTTTTAAAAATGATCCAGAGTCTTGTGCCAAGGGAGGATAGTAAGGCTGTGTCCCAAACTTTAAGTGAATGA